In Caproicibacterium amylolyticum, a genomic segment contains:
- a CDS encoding pyridoxamine 5'-phosphate oxidase family protein gives MNKIVEELKKTGTFFVATEDGDQPRVRPFSSVTEIDGKPYICTNNQKKCYAQMIKNPKVEISGMQKDGSWIRVTAKLVRDDRDEARAEMLADPTGPSNLYKLGDKIFEVLCLENGVCTKYSMTAEPIVIQ, from the coding sequence ATGAACAAAATCGTAGAGGAACTGAAAAAAACCGGTACATTTTTTGTGGCAACAGAGGACGGCGACCAGCCCCGCGTGCGTCCGTTCAGCAGTGTCACCGAAATTGACGGCAAACCGTATATCTGTACCAACAACCAGAAAAAGTGCTATGCGCAGATGATTAAGAATCCGAAGGTGGAAATCAGCGGCATGCAAAAAGACGGCTCGTGGATTCGTGTAACAGCCAAGCTGGTGCGCGATGACCGTGACGAAGCGCGTGCGGAAATGCTGGCGGATCCCACCGGCCCCAGCAATCTTTACAAGCTTGGGGATAAAATTTTTGAGGTGCTGTGCCTTGAGAATGGTGTCTGTACCAAGTATTCCATGACCGCAGAGCCGATTGTCATTCAGTGA
- a CDS encoding cobyrinic acid a,c-diamide synthase: MPAYPRLLFAAAQPDICKTELTCAFLQAAADRGLLPTAFQCGAGCGSSALHQQIPGVKSRCLDHFLTTEETMQSLLYADASNSQLAVLEGGSGFFDGAAGSDLSSAWDIASITRTPVVLLLRPQESALTLSAQVQGLLHFRPKSGIQALLLYSCCAAQYQVLATVLERETGLPCAGYLPKAEGSTSQDRIQVLVQQLERTANMTLLLQIAQSAEPLSPALLPSQPVTQQAPRIAVAQDDAFCCRFAENLELLEHLGAVLIPFSPLADSVLPPCEALYLGGTLPEQYADALSRNISMRESIRRVVLDGLPTLAEDGGFLYLGQSIENRSGTSRAMCGVLPGRSFRGKRPQGGCTRLTVWQDNFLCGKGTHLRVFTAPGQDTDARGADLLFHTENGSQWACGFAHGSVFASFARLYFLSEPVLAVNFVQAAAKRIRR, translated from the coding sequence ATGCCTGCTTACCCACGCCTGCTGTTTGCCGCCGCACAGCCGGATATCTGCAAAACCGAACTGACCTGTGCGTTTCTGCAGGCAGCCGCTGACCGCGGCTTGCTTCCCACCGCTTTTCAGTGCGGTGCAGGCTGCGGCAGTTCTGCGCTGCATCAGCAGATTCCCGGCGTAAAAAGCCGGTGTCTTGACCATTTCCTGACAACGGAAGAAACGATGCAGTCCCTGCTGTACGCAGATGCCAGCAATAGTCAGCTGGCTGTACTGGAAGGCGGCAGCGGTTTTTTTGACGGAGCCGCAGGCTCAGACCTTTCCAGTGCCTGGGACATCGCCAGCATTACGCGAACGCCCGTTGTGCTCCTTTTGCGGCCGCAGGAGTCGGCTTTGACCCTTTCTGCACAAGTGCAGGGGCTGCTGCATTTCCGGCCAAAAAGCGGTATACAGGCACTGTTACTGTACTCCTGCTGTGCAGCACAGTACCAAGTCCTGGCAACGGTGCTTGAGAGAGAAACCGGTCTGCCCTGCGCCGGGTACCTGCCAAAAGCGGAAGGCAGCACTTCACAGGACAGAATTCAAGTTTTGGTGCAGCAGCTGGAACGCACGGCCAACATGACTCTGCTTCTGCAAATTGCCCAAAGCGCGGAGCCGCTGAGTCCCGCCCTACTGCCAAGCCAGCCCGTTACGCAGCAGGCTCCGCGCATTGCCGTTGCACAGGATGACGCTTTCTGCTGCCGCTTCGCGGAAAACCTTGAATTACTGGAGCACCTCGGCGCAGTGCTGATTCCTTTCAGCCCGCTTGCGGACTCCGTGCTGCCGCCCTGCGAAGCACTTTACCTTGGCGGCACCTTGCCGGAACAGTACGCCGACGCCCTTTCGCGCAACATTTCCATGCGGGAAAGCATCCGCCGAGTTGTGCTGGATGGCCTGCCGACCCTTGCAGAAGACGGCGGATTTTTGTATCTGGGACAGTCCATTGAAAACCGCAGCGGCACTTCCCGCGCAATGTGCGGTGTGCTGCCGGGCCGCAGCTTTCGCGGCAAAAGGCCGCAGGGCGGCTGCACACGTCTAACCGTTTGGCAGGACAATTTCCTTTGCGGCAAAGGTACCCATCTGCGGGTGTTTACCGCACCCGGCCAGGACACCGATGCACGCGGTGCAGATTTGCTGTTCCATACCGAAAACGGTTCCCAGTGGGCCTGCGGCTTTGCGCACGGCTCCGTTTTTGCCAGCTTTGCCCGCCTTTACTTTTTGAGCGAACCGGTACTGGCCGTTAACTTTGTGCAGGCCGCAGCGAAGAGAATCCGCCGGTAA
- a CDS encoding FecCD family ABC transporter permease yields MPTLQNCCTRMFSSKHKKPLLFTGLTLLLAAAMILSVCIGSTRLDLLDALRTLQDPQSASARILLYVRLPRTLAPVLAGLAMAVSGVLIQGVLNNALAGPNIIGVNGGAGLFALLAAVLLPTAPEAMPAAAFAGALCASMLIYLTAMKTGASRVTIVLAGVAFSGIFSAGIDTIRTLYPDVVVGANNFLIGGFSGVTLGSLTPACWYILVGLVLAFLIGPELNVLALGEDTAQTLGMHVNAVRFVLLLTASLLAGAAVSFSGLIGFVGLLVPHVVRRLFGSDHRVVLPAAALLGAAFVTLCDTLARTLFAPYEVPVGILLSLIGGPFFLVLLLQKKHRGRVYD; encoded by the coding sequence ATGCCTACCTTGCAAAACTGCTGTACCCGGATGTTTTCAAGTAAACACAAAAAGCCGTTGCTGTTCACAGGGCTGACCCTGTTGTTGGCAGCGGCTATGATTTTAAGCGTTTGCATCGGTTCCACGCGGCTTGATCTGCTGGATGCTCTGCGTACCCTGCAGGACCCGCAGTCTGCTTCCGCACGGATATTGCTGTATGTACGTTTGCCTCGCACACTGGCGCCGGTGTTGGCGGGGCTTGCCATGGCGGTCAGTGGGGTGCTGATTCAAGGGGTGCTCAATAACGCGCTTGCCGGGCCAAACATCATTGGTGTAAACGGTGGAGCGGGGCTGTTTGCGCTGCTTGCGGCGGTGCTGCTTCCGACAGCACCGGAAGCGATGCCTGCCGCCGCATTTGCGGGCGCACTCTGCGCAAGTATGTTAATTTATCTGACTGCCATGAAAACCGGCGCTTCCCGCGTAACGATTGTGCTTGCCGGTGTGGCATTCAGCGGCATTTTTTCAGCGGGCATTGATACTATTCGGACACTATACCCCGACGTTGTGGTGGGGGCGAACAACTTTTTGATTGGCGGCTTTTCTGGTGTCACGCTGGGCAGCCTGACACCCGCCTGTTGGTATATTCTGGTGGGGCTTGTTCTTGCATTTTTGATTGGCCCGGAGCTGAATGTGCTTGCACTGGGGGAGGATACTGCGCAGACGCTTGGCATGCACGTTAACGCGGTACGGTTTGTGCTACTGCTTACAGCCAGCCTGCTGGCGGGCGCGGCAGTCAGCTTTTCCGGGCTGATTGGCTTTGTCGGTCTTTTGGTGCCGCATGTGGTGCGGCGGCTTTTTGGCAGTGACCACAGGGTGGTGCTGCCTGCCGCCGCGCTGCTGGGGGCTGCTTTTGTAACGCTGTGTGATACGCTGGCACGCACACTTTTTGCACCCTATGAAGTGCCGGTCGGTATCCTGCTTTCCTTGATTGGCGGGCCGTTTTTTCTGGTTTTGCTGCTGCAGAAAAAGCACAGGGGGCGTGTTTATGATTGA
- a CDS encoding putative ABC transporter permease: MAMENTEKNGMTVGVVVASEQTVLQEKSSVALEYWGMWLMGGGLYCLLEVAWRGWTHWTMFLVGGTLFLLIGTECRQKKEKWSLISQAVLAGLTITGGEFLAGCVVNLALHMRVWDYSNQPYNLWGQVSLIASLGWCMVGLCAILLYDVLAWLLFGEERPHYKLL; this comes from the coding sequence ATGGCAATGGAGAATACTGAAAAAAACGGTATGACGGTCGGCGTTGTTGTGGCGTCGGAACAGACAGTGCTGCAGGAAAAGAGCAGTGTGGCACTGGAGTATTGGGGAATGTGGCTGATGGGAGGAGGTCTTTACTGCCTGTTGGAGGTTGCGTGGCGAGGCTGGACGCACTGGACAATGTTTTTGGTGGGCGGCACTTTGTTTTTGCTGATTGGCACGGAGTGCAGGCAAAAAAAAGAGAAGTGGTCGCTGATTTCGCAGGCGGTACTGGCGGGGCTTACCATTACCGGAGGTGAGTTCTTGGCGGGCTGTGTGGTAAATTTAGCTTTGCACATGCGCGTCTGGGACTACTCCAACCAGCCTTACAACCTGTGGGGACAGGTTTCACTGATTGCATCACTTGGCTGGTGCATGGTGGGGCTGTGTGCAATTCTTCTTTATGACGTACTGGCGTGGCTGCTTTTTGGGGAGGAGCGTCCACACTATAAACTGCTCTGA
- a CDS encoding DDE-type integrase/transposase/recombinase gives MKRLAQEARVRQGVVDYAEKHGKSEAARKYGVSLSSVKRWSKRYDGTWQSLQERSHRPNSHPRQHSEAEEAAIRQAFVKAYARYGWDGVYAELLKGHGYTRSFGGMYHAATRMGLGWGKKWKRPSTAARRYPELTTPGEKVQIDVKEVPYCCLKGAAKRDGKRLYQWTAIDECTRLRYVFGYEEHTPENSADFLGRLLKVFPFPIQTIQTDNGTEFTYKFISRTEKVRLKRLWQTKGLHTG, from the coding sequence ATGAAGAGATTAGCACAGGAAGCACGAGTACGTCAAGGCGTAGTTGACTACGCGGAGAAGCACGGCAAGAGTGAGGCTGCCAGGAAATACGGAGTCAGCCTGTCAAGTGTTAAGCGGTGGAGCAAGCGGTACGACGGGACATGGCAGTCATTGCAGGAGCGTTCACACAGACCGAACAGTCATCCCAGACAACATTCAGAGGCAGAAGAGGCAGCCATACGGCAAGCGTTCGTCAAAGCATACGCACGGTATGGCTGGGATGGAGTCTATGCTGAACTGCTGAAAGGGCATGGCTACACACGGAGCTTTGGTGGTATGTATCATGCCGCCACCCGTATGGGCTTAGGCTGGGGGAAGAAATGGAAACGTCCCTCGACGGCGGCACGGCGGTATCCGGAATTGACAACGCCCGGTGAAAAAGTACAAATAGATGTGAAAGAGGTTCCATATTGCTGCCTGAAAGGCGCCGCTAAACGGGACGGAAAACGGCTGTACCAGTGGACAGCGATTGATGAATGCACACGGCTGCGGTATGTGTTCGGCTATGAAGAGCATACCCCCGAGAATTCCGCAGACTTTCTCGGTCGGTTATTAAAGGTGTTCCCCTTCCCGATTCAAACTATCCAGACAGACAATGGCACTGAGTTCACTTACAAATTCATTAGCCGGACGGAAAAAGTCCGTTTGAAAAGGCTCTGGCAGACAAAGGGATTGCACACAGGCTGA
- a CDS encoding ABC transporter substrate-binding protein, producing MKKKLISAALALLFLLPAGCGQAASSQSMTPSSASVISEKSSSTKSAWVSASWTFTDAKKRKVTIPAAPKRVAALYGSFAEAWTLAGGTLAGTTEDAVSERKMSLGSAVKVVGTVKEPNLEQVLALQPDFVILSSEISAQVKLDASLTKLNIPHAYFSVKTYQQYLEMMKGFTALTGRPDLYEKNGASVQKQITEILAKVPKDKKPTALLIRAFSSGAKAKNSDDLAGAVLKDLGADNIADRKKSLLEDLSMEEIVKEDPDYIFVTVMGESEEKALAALKKGIQANPAWAQLSAVKNNRYVVLPKELFHYKPNAKWGESYAYLAKLLYPDVFK from the coding sequence ATGAAAAAGAAATTGATTTCCGCTGCACTGGCGCTGCTATTTCTATTGCCTGCAGGCTGTGGGCAGGCGGCTTCCTCCCAAAGCATGACACCGTCTTCCGCTTCCGTGATTTCTGAAAAGAGTTCTTCCACAAAATCCGCTTGGGTTTCTGCCAGCTGGACTTTTACGGATGCAAAAAAGCGAAAGGTGACGATTCCCGCCGCACCGAAAAGGGTAGCAGCGCTGTACGGAAGTTTTGCGGAAGCTTGGACACTGGCGGGCGGCACACTGGCCGGTACCACCGAAGATGCCGTATCGGAACGTAAAATGTCCCTTGGCAGTGCGGTAAAAGTAGTTGGTACGGTGAAAGAACCGAATCTGGAGCAGGTGCTGGCACTGCAGCCGGACTTTGTGATTCTTTCTTCGGAGATTTCCGCGCAGGTCAAGCTGGACGCTTCGCTGACAAAATTGAATATTCCGCACGCCTATTTTTCGGTTAAAACTTATCAGCAGTATCTGGAGATGATGAAAGGTTTTACCGCACTCACCGGCAGGCCGGATTTGTATGAAAAAAACGGCGCTTCTGTGCAAAAACAGATTACAGAAATTCTTGCAAAGGTGCCAAAAGATAAAAAACCGACGGCGCTGCTGATCCGCGCGTTTTCTTCCGGCGCAAAAGCAAAGAATTCCGATGACCTTGCCGGTGCAGTGCTGAAAGACCTTGGCGCGGACAATATCGCCGACCGGAAGAAAAGCCTGCTGGAAGATTTGAGCATGGAGGAAATCGTAAAGGAAGACCCGGATTATATTTTTGTGACCGTCATGGGCGAAAGCGAAGAAAAGGCATTGGCGGCACTGAAAAAAGGGATTCAGGCCAATCCCGCGTGGGCGCAGCTTTCCGCGGTGAAGAATAACCGTTACGTGGTGCTGCCAAAAGAGCTGTTCCATTACAAGCCAAACGCGAAATGGGGGGAAAGCTATGCCTACCTTGCAAAACTGCTGTACCCGGATGTTTTCAAGTAA
- a CDS encoding winged helix-turn-helix transcriptional regulator, translated as MLYRKELPACPVETTLTLISDRWKVLILNHLMAGTKRFGELKKEIGKVTQKVLTANLRDMEASGLLTRKVYAEVPPRVEYTLTDLGRSLKPVLDAMAAWGKHYQAENAKLPSAETASADDSQKAC; from the coding sequence ATGCTTTATCGGAAAGAACTGCCCGCCTGCCCAGTGGAAACCACCCTGACCCTCATCAGCGACCGCTGGAAAGTCCTGATTTTAAACCACCTGATGGCCGGAACCAAACGCTTTGGCGAGCTGAAAAAAGAAATCGGCAAGGTCACACAGAAAGTTTTGACTGCAAACCTGCGCGATATGGAAGCAAGCGGTCTGCTGACACGCAAAGTTTACGCGGAAGTGCCGCCCCGCGTGGAATACACCCTGACGGACCTTGGCAGAAGCTTAAAACCTGTTCTGGATGCCATGGCTGCCTGGGGAAAGCATTATCAAGCAGAAAACGCAAAACTGCCGTCTGCGGAAACAGCATCCGCAGACGACAGTCAAAAAGCCTGCTGA
- the nagZ gene encoding beta-N-acetylhexosaminidase translates to MKQTTKSAVCAALLLCLLTGCGARQTTASQISEQHASSKQPPVSAARSEKASSSAVLQAVSSEASAASSQTEEQTELDNMTLSQKVGQLFFLCFRKDTDGTNLFTYNDTVKNTIQAIQPGGIVLFGENIHTTAQVRRLIQNMQQDCKTPPFVGIDQEGGAVQRVTETELIPATVVPSMWRVGQTGSTALAKQVGGVLASELSVFGFNLDFAPDCDVFSNLNNTVIGTRAFSSDPQQAAVFSTAVSAGIRGQGVIPVCKHFPGHGDTEADTHEGYAVVNKTLEQLQKTELVPFEAQIKAGAEMIMAAHISLPKINGDNTPASMSKKVLQGLLREELGFSGVIITDALNMGAVADNYTSGEAAVRAVQAGADMLLMPEDPQAAYNAVRKAVQDGTIPQSRIEESVKRILALKKKYKLFSKRELGDESLLGCEEHQQVVAQIS, encoded by the coding sequence ATGAAACAGACAACAAAAAGTGCAGTTTGTGCGGCACTGCTGCTGTGCCTGCTGACCGGCTGCGGCGCACGGCAGACCACAGCATCACAGATTTCGGAGCAACATGCGTCATCCAAACAACCGCCGGTCTCCGCTGCGCGGAGTGAGAAAGCTTCATCTTCTGCCGTGTTGCAGGCGGTATCCAGTGAAGCATCAGCCGCTTCTTCACAGACAGAGGAACAAACGGAACTTGACAACATGACGCTTTCGCAGAAAGTTGGACAGCTGTTTTTCCTTTGCTTTCGCAAGGATACGGACGGAACCAATCTTTTTACTTACAATGATACAGTGAAAAACACCATACAAGCCATTCAGCCAGGCGGTATCGTTCTGTTTGGAGAAAATATCCATACAACTGCGCAGGTGCGCCGGCTCATTCAAAATATGCAGCAGGACTGCAAAACACCGCCGTTTGTCGGCATTGACCAGGAGGGCGGCGCAGTGCAGCGTGTTACGGAAACGGAGCTGATTCCTGCTACCGTGGTTCCCTCCATGTGGCGGGTCGGACAGACCGGCAGCACGGCGCTTGCAAAGCAGGTGGGCGGTGTGCTGGCGAGCGAACTGAGCGTTTTTGGCTTTAATCTTGACTTTGCACCGGATTGTGATGTCTTTTCAAATCTCAATAACACAGTAATCGGCACGCGTGCATTTTCCAGTGACCCACAGCAGGCGGCGGTATTTTCCACAGCGGTCAGCGCAGGCATTCGCGGGCAGGGAGTCATTCCGGTATGCAAGCATTTTCCCGGCCATGGGGATACCGAGGCAGACACCCACGAAGGATATGCGGTGGTAAACAAAACATTGGAACAGCTGCAAAAAACAGAATTGGTGCCGTTTGAAGCACAGATAAAAGCCGGTGCGGAAATGATTATGGCGGCGCACATCAGCCTGCCGAAAATCAACGGCGACAACACCCCGGCTTCCATGTCAAAAAAAGTGCTGCAAGGACTGTTGCGGGAGGAACTGGGCTTTTCCGGTGTCATTATTACCGACGCGCTGAATATGGGCGCGGTGGCAGACAACTATACATCCGGAGAGGCGGCGGTGCGAGCGGTGCAGGCTGGTGCGGATATGCTGCTGATGCCCGAAGACCCGCAGGCGGCCTACAATGCTGTACGAAAAGCCGTGCAGGACGGTACCATTCCACAGTCACGCATTGAGGAATCTGTTAAGCGGATTTTAGCACTGAAAAAGAAATATAAACTCTTTTCCAAAAGAGAACTGGGGGACGAAAGTCTGCTTGGCTGTGAGGAGCACCAACAGGTTGTTGCACAGATCAGCTGA
- a CDS encoding precorrin-6A/cobalt-precorrin-6A reductase produces the protein MKPKLLLFADNAEGRRLAEVLRTMPLEVTACVAAGSSETTLPQGVHIHTGSMDEPAICHFLQQEHFGWVIDATHPCTADVTKEIRTAARSSGVPYLRLLRTKSASQRIRYVSNTEEASDLLLCTEGNLLLSICSDDIRRFANLPRMRVFAHIQPTFASLQACEAAQIPRSHIIAAQSALSREAYAALFRQFHIHWLIVRGNSQESGFAEKMTAAEEAAVNVLVVGQPVQESGYRYGEILELLATELGDNP, from the coding sequence ATGAAACCAAAGCTGTTATTGTTTGCCGACAATGCGGAAGGACGCCGCCTTGCCGAGGTACTGCGCACCATGCCTTTGGAAGTTACCGCCTGCGTTGCTGCGGGCAGCAGCGAAACCACGCTTCCACAGGGCGTACATATTCACACCGGCAGCATGGATGAGCCAGCCATTTGCCACTTCCTGCAGCAGGAACATTTCGGATGGGTCATCGATGCCACTCATCCCTGTACCGCAGATGTCACCAAAGAAATCCGCACCGCCGCACGCTCGAGCGGTGTACCGTACCTGCGGCTGCTGCGCACCAAAAGTGCAAGTCAGCGCATTCGTTACGTTTCCAACACAGAGGAAGCCTCTGACCTGCTGCTGTGTACTGAGGGAAACCTGCTGCTTTCCATCTGCAGCGATGACATCCGCCGCTTTGCCAACTTGCCGCGCATGCGTGTTTTTGCCCACATACAGCCAACCTTTGCCTCCCTGCAGGCCTGCGAAGCTGCGCAGATTCCACGAAGCCACATCATTGCTGCGCAAAGCGCCCTCAGCAGAGAAGCCTACGCCGCTCTCTTCCGGCAGTTTCACATTCACTGGCTGATTGTCCGCGGAAACAGCCAAGAATCCGGGTTTGCAGAAAAAATGACTGCCGCTGAAGAAGCTGCAGTCAATGTGCTTGTAGTTGGTCAGCCAGTACAGGAAAGCGGCTACCGCTACGGTGAAATTCTGGAACTGCTTGCCACTGAACTTGGTGACAACCCGTAA
- a CDS encoding glycoside hydrolase family 25 protein, producing MKGIDVSEHNGTVDWQMAKNAGLQFAVLRCGYGSDLQSQDDPTYVRNVQECERLSIPYGVYLYSYALTVEDAKSELAHILRLVKGCKPQFPIYLDMEDADSYKKENGMPSRRVLTDIIKTVCQGLKNAGYLAGYYVNKDWYTNYIYPGELQEYHFWYARPGVEQPDNVCGVWQDSFPETGGRWPGANIPGSGCDTNISYENYPLLVRKEGLNNWIKEGGGKVQKAASAATGGVVWTKCIIDTTMDVTKPAGVCYTVKMTCSERPVIRAGTDGVVCICPVTSAGENIWLCNLVGFGKGESGIYTEIAGEDPCKRFVYKVQ from the coding sequence ATGAAAGGAATCGATGTAAGTGAGCATAACGGTACGGTTGACTGGCAGATGGCGAAAAACGCCGGTTTGCAGTTTGCCGTTTTGCGCTGCGGCTACGGCAGTGACCTGCAGAGTCAGGACGACCCGACCTATGTACGCAACGTGCAGGAGTGTGAAAGACTTTCCATTCCGTACGGGGTTTATTTGTACAGTTACGCGCTGACTGTGGAGGATGCCAAAAGTGAGTTGGCACACATTCTGCGGCTGGTAAAGGGCTGCAAACCACAGTTTCCAATCTATCTGGACATGGAGGATGCGGACAGCTACAAAAAGGAAAACGGAATGCCCAGCAGGCGGGTGCTGACCGACATCATTAAAACCGTGTGCCAGGGACTGAAAAACGCTGGCTATTTGGCGGGATATTATGTAAATAAGGATTGGTACACAAATTATATTTACCCCGGTGAACTGCAGGAGTATCACTTTTGGTACGCAAGGCCCGGTGTGGAGCAGCCCGACAATGTATGCGGAGTGTGGCAGGATTCTTTCCCGGAGACCGGCGGACGTTGGCCGGGTGCCAATATTCCCGGTTCGGGCTGCGACACGAATATTTCTTATGAGAATTATCCCCTTTTGGTGCGCAAAGAGGGCCTGAACAACTGGATAAAGGAAGGAGGGGGAAAAGTGCAGAAAGCAGCTTCCGCCGCAACCGGTGGAGTCGTTTGGACAAAATGCATAATTGATACGACAATGGATGTCACCAAACCCGCAGGTGTCTGTTACACTGTGAAGATGACCTGCAGCGAGCGCCCAGTCATTCGCGCGGGAACAGACGGTGTGGTTTGTATCTGCCCAGTCACCTCTGCCGGAGAAAATATCTGGCTGTGCAATTTGGTGGGGTTCGGCAAAGGAGAAAGCGGTATTTATACAGAAATTGCAGGGGAAGACCCGTGCAAGCGCTTTGTGTATAAGGTACAGTAA
- a CDS encoding ABC transporter ATP-binding protein, with protein sequence MIELKNLSAGYGGKLVVQNVSCTFARGQVTVLVGPNGCGKTTLLRVLARLLRPESGQVLLEGRAISDFGRTEYARRVSMLPQVRGIPNLPVADFVLHGRFPYLGLSRKPREKDYAVAEDAMHRAGVWEMREKNVAELSGGERQKVYIAMVMAQDTETVLLDEPTTYLDIGRQYEILELVRSLQHSGKTVIVVLHDLPHALEYGDRLMVMDSGQLCMTGSPQEILQSEILNRLFQVKIQRTSDGAYYCTHK encoded by the coding sequence ATGATTGAACTGAAAAACCTTTCGGCGGGGTACGGCGGCAAACTGGTTGTACAAAATGTATCCTGCACCTTTGCACGCGGGCAGGTGACGGTTCTGGTTGGCCCGAACGGCTGCGGCAAAACAACGCTTCTGCGGGTGCTCGCCCGCCTGTTGCGGCCGGAAAGCGGGCAGGTGCTGTTGGAGGGCCGCGCAATTTCTGATTTTGGCCGTACAGAATATGCGCGGCGGGTTTCCATGCTGCCGCAGGTGCGGGGCATACCGAATCTGCCGGTGGCAGATTTTGTGCTGCACGGACGCTTTCCGTACCTTGGGTTGTCCCGTAAGCCGCGCGAAAAAGATTATGCAGTGGCGGAGGATGCAATGCACCGGGCAGGCGTGTGGGAAATGCGCGAAAAAAATGTGGCGGAACTTTCCGGCGGTGAACGGCAAAAGGTGTACATCGCGATGGTGATGGCGCAGGATACAGAAACTGTCCTGCTGGATGAGCCGACCACATATTTGGATATTGGCCGCCAGTATGAAATACTGGAGCTGGTACGAAGTTTGCAGCACAGCGGAAAAACAGTCATTGTGGTGCTGCATGACTTGCCGCATGCGCTGGAGTATGGTGACAGGCTGATGGTTATGGACAGCGGGCAGCTCTGCATGACAGGTTCCCCGCAGGAAATTTTGCAAAGTGAAATTTTAAACCGTCTGTTTCAAGTAAAGATACAACGGACGTCGGACGGTGCGTATTACTGTACACATAAATAA
- a CDS encoding 4Fe-4S binding protein yields the protein MAKLRAEDIARVKGMGFLLNRGTQVFSGRIVPEGTVFSAEDLKTVSEIAEKYGNGKIVFTTRLAAEIVGIPYDKIDEAIAYAGERGLKFGGTGAKIRPITACKGTTCVYGNFDTQGMAKELYHAFYIGWADVKLPHKFKIAVGGCPNSCMKPSLNDFGIEGHRVPLYEKDNCRGCKVCQVEKHCPMHAAKLQEGKMHINKELCKTCGVCTGKCPFGAVAKKSPVRFQIYVGGTWGKHTRMGTPLSRLVTHEEVFPILEKTLLWFKENAYQKERLGMAIDRLGAESLEKALFSEDLPNRKEDILAAPVKTRP from the coding sequence ATGGCAAAATTGAGGGCAGAAGACATCGCGCGCGTAAAGGGCATGGGCTTTTTGCTGAACCGCGGCACCCAAGTGTTTTCCGGCAGAATTGTGCCGGAGGGAACTGTTTTTTCTGCGGAAGATTTGAAAACGGTTTCTGAGATTGCCGAAAAATACGGAAATGGAAAAATTGTTTTTACAACCCGGCTTGCGGCAGAAATTGTGGGCATTCCTTACGACAAAATTGATGAAGCGATTGCCTATGCGGGAGAGCGCGGCTTGAAGTTTGGCGGAACCGGCGCAAAAATTCGGCCGATTACCGCATGCAAGGGGACTACCTGTGTTTACGGAAATTTTGATACACAGGGTATGGCAAAGGAACTTTACCATGCGTTTTACATTGGATGGGCAGATGTAAAGCTGCCGCATAAGTTTAAAATTGCGGTCGGCGGCTGCCCAAACAGCTGTATGAAACCGAGCCTTAATGATTTTGGCATAGAAGGGCACCGTGTGCCGCTGTATGAAAAGGACAACTGCCGGGGATGCAAAGTCTGTCAGGTGGAAAAACACTGCCCCATGCACGCCGCAAAACTGCAGGAAGGCAAAATGCATATTAACAAAGAACTCTGCAAAACCTGCGGTGTCTGTACCGGCAAGTGTCCGTTCGGCGCGGTCGCCAAGAAATCTCCGGTAAGGTTCCAGATTTATGTCGGCGGGACCTGGGGCAAACACACGCGTATGGGTACCCCGCTTTCCCGCCTTGTAACCCATGAGGAGGTTTTCCCGATTCTGGAGAAAACCCTGCTCTGGTTTAAAGAGAATGCATATCAGAAAGAGCGTCTGGGCATGGCGATTGACCGCCTTGGCGCGGAAAGTCTTGAAAAAGCGTTGTTTAGTGAGGACTTGCCCAATCGAAAGGAAGACATCCTTGCGGCACCGGTGAAGACACGCCCGTAA